A single Filimonas effusa DNA region contains:
- a CDS encoding alpha-L-fucosidase, whose amino-acid sequence MKKILIVIGAIICCKAAHAQTYTPTAENLASRKVFSDMRFGMFIHWGLFSIPGAGEWVMHEKNITVKNYTRLQEAFNPAGFDAARYVAAAKSAGMKYITLVTRHHDGFSLWPTRYSDFNITHTPYKKDVVKQVADECHRQGIKLFFYYSLLDWRRDDYSYWTGNTGKGTGRIVRGNWNEYISFMKNQLTELLTLYGQVDGIWFDGYWDQYPKDTRQVRIDWHMREIYDLIHQLQPQCLVGNNHHLAPLPGEDFQMFEKDLPGANTSGFGGAQASVLPMETCETMNKSWGFNLTDTSYKSVKMLIHYLVNAAGADANFLLNIGPMPGGQIQPEFTDTLARIGAWMKKNGVTIYGTRGRVTPQQQWGTVTAKDRQLYIHILETGNHSVFVKGVNRPVRKAFVYGDGRPVKFMQQADGVLIELDHIPVNEMDLIIQLDF is encoded by the coding sequence ATGAAAAAGATACTTATTGTTATAGGGGCTATCATTTGTTGTAAAGCGGCGCATGCGCAAACTTACACGCCAACTGCGGAGAATCTGGCCAGCCGCAAGGTGTTCAGCGATATGCGTTTTGGTATGTTTATTCACTGGGGATTGTTCAGCATACCCGGTGCCGGCGAATGGGTGATGCATGAAAAAAACATCACCGTAAAAAATTATACTCGTTTGCAGGAGGCTTTTAATCCGGCAGGCTTTGATGCTGCCCGTTACGTAGCTGCCGCTAAAAGCGCCGGTATGAAATATATTACGCTCGTTACCCGGCATCACGACGGGTTTAGCTTGTGGCCTACCAGGTATTCCGACTTTAATATAACGCATACGCCTTATAAAAAAGATGTGGTTAAACAGGTGGCGGATGAATGCCATAGGCAGGGGATAAAATTATTTTTTTATTACTCGTTATTAGACTGGCGGCGTGACGACTATTCGTACTGGACTGGAAACACTGGTAAGGGCACGGGCCGTATTGTGCGGGGCAATTGGAATGAGTACATTTCTTTTATGAAAAACCAGCTTACCGAACTGTTAACGCTTTACGGACAGGTTGACGGTATCTGGTTTGATGGTTATTGGGACCAATATCCGAAAGACACGCGCCAGGTTCGTATAGATTGGCATATGCGTGAGATTTACGACCTCATTCACCAGTTGCAGCCGCAGTGCCTGGTGGGCAATAATCACCACCTGGCGCCGCTGCCGGGCGAAGATTTCCAGATGTTTGAAAAAGATTTGCCGGGCGCCAATACTTCAGGCTTTGGTGGAGCGCAGGCATCAGTATTACCCATGGAAACCTGTGAGACGATGAATAAATCGTGGGGCTTCAATTTAACCGATACCTCCTATAAATCTGTAAAAATGCTGATCCATTACCTGGTGAACGCTGCGGGGGCTGATGCTAATTTTTTACTCAATATTGGCCCTATGCCTGGCGGCCAGATTCAGCCTGAATTTACCGACACGCTCGCCCGGATTGGCGCCTGGATGAAAAAGAACGGCGTAACCATTTACGGTACCCGGGGACGGGTAACGCCGCAGCAGCAGTGGGGAACAGTTACTGCCAAAGACCGGCAATTGTATATCCATATTCTGGAAACGGGCAACCACTCTGTTTTCGTGAAAGGGGTGAACCGGCCTGTTCGCAAAGCATTTGTTTATGGCGATGGACGCCCGGTTAAATTTATGCAACAGGCAGATGGGGTACTGATAGAGCTGGATCATATACCGGTCAATGAAAT